The genomic stretch TCGGTGAACTCTTTGGTCAAGCCGAACACTTTTTCCGGGTTGTTTTTCCAGATTTCGTAGTCGGTAATGACCGGCACGCCGATGCCCTTGAATACAGCCTGCTGGTTCCACGGTTCGCCGACGCAATAGCCGTTGATAGTGCCAGCTTCCAAGGTGGAGGGCATTTGCGGTGGCGGGGTAACGGAAAGAATCGCGTCAGCCTTGATAGTGCCCTTGATGTCATCCTTTTTCGGCGCATAGAAACCGGGGTGGATGCCGCCCGCTGCCAGCCAGTAACGCAGCTCATAATTGTGGGTGGAAACCGGGAATACCATGCCCATGTTGAACGGCTTGCCTTCCTTCTTAAAGTCCTCGACCACCGGCTTGAGTGCATCGGCCTTGATCGGGTGGACAGGCTTGCCGTCTTTCATTTCGACGTGCTTTTTCATTGCTTCCCAAACGGCGTTGGAAACGGTGATGCCGTTGCCGTTCAGATCCATCGAAAACGGGGTCACGATGTCAGCCTTGGTGCCGAAACCGATGGTGGCGGCGAGCGGCTGGCCTGCCAGCATGTGTGCGCCGTCAAGCTGGCCGTCGATGACACCATCCAGCAATACTTTCCAGTTGGCCTGCGCTTCAAGAGTGACGTACAAACCTTCGTCTTCGAAAAAGTGCTTTTCGTAAGCGATGGCGAGGGGAGCCATGTCAGTCAGTTTGATGAAACCGAATTTCAGGTCGGCTTTTTCCGGTTTGCCAATTTTGTCTGTATCCGCAGCAGCTTGTACGGTGGTATTGATCAGCAGGCCAGTGCTCATGCTCATACTTAATGCCAGTGCCAGCGTAGCCTTTTTGAGGAAGGTGCGGCGTCCGCTTGTTGGTGTCTTGCTCATCGTTAAAACCTTTTTCGTAGCCAAAAAAAAGCCCTGACGACTGTTGGGGAGGAGGAACCAACAGCGGTCAGGGCAGCTTTACCCAAATGCCGTACTACATCGCACGGTTAGGAGGAGAGGAGTCACTTCATCACTACGCAGTCGCCGTTGACTGCTTACCTTCAGTAATAGCAAACAGTGTGCCAACAACTTAAAAATAATTAAAATCAATTGCTTGGAAAATAATTGCCTGAAAATACACAGATTAAGCTGCACTAATACCGTTACACCAGAATCTTTTTGGTGCGCCGCATCATAGTGCGTG from Thiothrix litoralis encodes the following:
- a CDS encoding CmpA/NrtA family ABC transporter substrate-binding protein, which produces MSKTPTSGRRTFLKKATLALALSMSMSTGLLINTTVQAAADTDKIGKPEKADLKFGFIKLTDMAPLAIAYEKHFFEDEGLYVTLEAQANWKVLLDGVIDGQLDGAHMLAGQPLAATIGFGTKADIVTPFSMDLNGNGITVSNAVWEAMKKHVEMKDGKPVHPIKADALKPVVEDFKKEGKPFNMGMVFPVSTHNYELRYWLAAGGIHPGFYAPKKDDIKGTIKADAILSVTPPPQMPSTLEAGTINGYCVGEPWNQQAVFKGIGVPVITDYEIWKNNPEKVFGLTKEFTEKNPNTTARIVKALIRAAYWLDENNNANRAEAVKILSKPEYVGADEKVIANSMTGTFEYEKGDKRDIPDFNVFFRHNATYPYYSDAVWYLTQMRRWGQIADKKEDKWYDETAKSVYLPAIYKKAAEALIAEGKMKQEDFPDFGAESGYKPATNEFIDGKTYDGTKPNDYLDEFEIGLKKDDAV